One Novosphingobium sp. 9U genomic window, CTCTGCCGAAAAGGCGCAAGGCACCGCTGAGGAGCTCGGGGCTGCGGGCTATGCGGCAAACGCCGACGCCGCAGGGGGCAAGGATATCGTCATCGTCACCGTCCCTCACGCCTCACAGGGAGACACCCTGGTGCAGATAAAGGACAAGGTCGGCAACGCCATCGTCGTCGACACCACCGTGCCGTTGGTGCCGCCCAAGGTCATGCGCGTGCAGCTGCCGGCCGAAGGCAGCGCGGCGTTGCAAGCGCAGGCGCACCTCGGGCCCGACGTGCGGCTGGTCACAGCGTTCCACAACGTCTCGGCTCACCACCTCGACAGCGATCACGCGATCGAGTGCGACGTGCTGGTGTTCTCCGACGACATCGAAGCGCGCAAGACGATCGTCGACTTGTGCCCGGGCATGGGCCTCCGTGGCCTCGCCGGCGGCGCACTGGCGAACTCGGCCGCAGCCGAGGCGCTGACCTCGATCCTGATCTACATGAACAAGACCTACAAGGCCGACGGCGCGGGCATCCGCTTCACCAACCTGACGGACGCCCCGGCGATCCCGTGAACGGCGGCACGCCTCCCCGCTTGCCGCCGGTGTGCTGGGTGGTGATCCCAGTCAAAGCGCCTGGCGAGGGCAAGACGCGCCTTGCCGAAGTGCTGGATGGACGTCAGCGGCAGGCGCTCGTATCCGCCATGCTGGAGCGGGTCATCGACGCTGCAAGAGGGTGCAAGGCGGTGAGACGGGTGTGCCTGGTGGGGCCGTCGGACCACGGGCTGGGTATCACGCTGCTGGACGAGCATGGAGATGGCCTCAACCAAGTCCTTTTTTCGACAGTCCGGCAGCTGAGCGAAGGAATAGCATCGTCCTGGGAGGCGGAACCCAACCGCATCATCATCGCCCCGGCCGACCTGCCCCGGATCGACGCGAACGACTTCGACATGCTTGCCGGCGTCCCTGGCGATGCGATCGGCATTGCCCCTGACCGCCATGGCACCGGCACCAACGCGCTATCTTTGCCGTCGGCTTGCACCGACCAGTTCACTTTCGCCTACGGCACTGCCAGCTTTGCCGCACACCGCGCCGAAGCGGAGCGACTCGGATACAAGATCGAGGTGCTCCTCAGCGCCGGGCTGGAGAAAGATATAGACGAACCTGCCGATTTGGCGGATGCAACAGGCTGCATGCAGGAAGCGTAGCCAAGCGCCGAGGGAGAGAATGGATACAAACGACATCAGCCTGACCGGCTCGGCCGCCTTCGTTACGGGCGGTGGCGGAGGCATCGGCCGGGCCTCGGCGCTGTGCCTTGCCGACATGGGTGCCGATGTTGCGGTGGTCGACGTCATCCCCGAGCGTTGCGAGCAGATGGTGGCCGAGATCGAGCGACGCGGTGGCAAGGCGCTGGGCCTGCCGGTCAACGTCATGGAAGTCGGCCCTCTCCAGGATGCGGTCAAGCGCGCTGCGGACACCTTCGGGCGCATGGACGTGCTGGTGAACAATGCCGGCGGCGTCACTCGCCGCCCATTCCTCGACTTGCAGGAGAAGAACTGGCGCCGCCACATTGACCTCAATCTGATCAGCAACCTGGCCGCCACGCAAGCGGCCGTGCCGGTGATGATCGAAGGCGGGCGCGGCGGTTCGGTGATCAACGTCAGCAGCATCGAGGGATCGCGCGCGGCGCCAGGCTATGCCGTCTACGCGGCGTGCAAGGCTGGCATCAACAACCTCACTCGCACGCTGGCGCTTGAGTTCGCCGAGCAAGGCGTGCGCGTGAACACGATCGCGCCCGACTATACCCGCACCTCGGGCACGAACGGCCAGTTCACCGGCCCCATCGACGAGAGCCAATGGCCCCCGCTCAGCGATGCCGCGCTCGACTCGATCCGCCGCCGTATCCCCCTCGGTCGCGCCGGGCTGGAGGAGGAGTGCGGCAAGGTCGTCGTGTTCCTCGCCTCGCCGCTTGCCAGCTACGTGACCGGCACGATCATTCCGGTCGACGGCGGCTCCTGGGCATCGAGCGGCTGGGTGCGCAACGCCAACGAAGACTGGGTCCTGCCGCCGGAAATCGCGCGCTGAACCTCACGCCATCATCAGGACGCAAAGACATGACCTTCACCTTGAGCACCACCCTCCCCTTCGACCACATCCAGCATCCGGACGAATTCGTCTCGATGGATGCCGTGCACCAATGCGCCAAGGCGATCGAGCAGGCAGGCTTTTATGCCGGCACCGTAACCGACCACCCGGTGCCGAGCGCCCGCTGGCTCGACAGCGGCGGCCACTATGCGCAGGACCCCTTCGTCATGCTCTCGATGGTGGGTGCGGTCACCACCACGCTGCGGCTGCAGACCAACATCCTGGTGCTGCCCTATCGCAACCCGTTCATCACCGCGCGCATGGTCTCCTCGCTCGATCGGTTCACCAACGGGCGGGTGATCCTGGGTCTGGGCGCCGGTTACCTCAAGGCCGAATACAAAGCGCTGGGTGTCGAGTTCGACAACCGCAACGACCTGATGGACGAGTACATGAAGGCCATGAAGCTGGCCTGGACCGGCGAGGATTTCGAGTTCGAAGGCACCGGCTACAAGGCGCTCGGCAACCGCATGCTGCCGACCCCGGTGCAGACGCCGCACCCGCCGCTGCTGGTCGGCGGCAACTCGAAGCGCGCGCTGCGCCGTGCGGTGGAACTGGGCGATGCCTGGCACCCGTTCTTCGTGCCCAAGCAGGTGACCGACACCGCGCGTACCGCGAACCTGTCCGAGGACCAGGACATCCTCGACGCCATCGCCTACATGGCTGAGCACGCGCAGAAGATCGGTCGCGAGACGCCGCCAAAGGTCATCGCCTCCTCCACCTTCTCGCTGCAGGGCAACTGGAGCGCGCAGGAGGCGATCGACCACTACGCGCACCTGAAGTCCATGGGCGTCGATGGCTCGGGCGCCAGCATCTACACCGATAGCCGCACCGAATATTGCGAACAGGCGCTGAAGTTCGGTGAGGACGTGATCGCCAAGATCGACTTCTAACTCGACATGTGTCTACCCTAAAGCGCCACTCTCCTGAACCTCAGGAGAGGATAGAAAATCGGCGCGACGGAAGAGGTTCGGCATGGAAGAAGCGCTGACGGCTCGCGCCGAATGGAGACGATCGTGGCCGACCGTGCTGGCGGCCATGATCGGGATGTCGTTCTATTCGGTCATCACCTACTCGCTGGGCACGTTCATCGGCCCGCTGGAGCGCGAGTTCGGCTGGAGCCGCACCGCGCTCTCCTCCGGGCTGACGATCTTCGCCGGCATCTCCATGCTGGGTGGACCGTTCGTGGGCGTGCTGCTCGATCGCGTCGGCACCCGCAAGATAGCAATCGCCGGCTTGGCCATCTGCGGCTGCATCTTCGCTGCCTTCAGCACGCTCAACGGTGCGCTCTGGCAGTGGATCGCTCTTTATGTGAGCTATGGCCTGTTCGCGCTGCTGTTCAAGTCGACCGTATGGAGCGCGGGCATCTCCAGCGTGTTCACCCATGGCCGCAGCCTCGCGCTCGCAGTCATGCTGAGCGGCGCGGCGATCGGGCAGACGTTCGCACCGATCGCCGCGAATGCGCTGATCAATGCGTTCGGCTGGCGCGTCGCCTACATCGCCATCGGCCTTGGCTGGGCAGGCGTGTCGCTGCTGCTGGTCGTTCCGCTCTACTTCGACGCCAAGGCGCGGGTGGCGCGCACCGCGGTTCCCAACAGCCCGCTCCCTGACAAGATCATCCTTCCCGGCCTGACGGTCCGCGAGGCGAGCCGCG contains:
- the npdG gene encoding NADPH-dependent F420 reductase translates to MASIAVIGGTGALGKGIARRLVKAGHEVTIGSRSAEKAQGTAEELGAAGYAANADAAGGKDIVIVTVPHASQGDTLVQIKDKVGNAIVVDTTVPLVPPKVMRVQLPAEGSAALQAQAHLGPDVRLVTAFHNVSAHHLDSDHAIECDVLVFSDDIEARKTIVDLCPGMGLRGLAGGALANSAAAEALTSILIYMNKTYKADGAGIRFTNLTDAPAIP
- the cofC gene encoding 2-phospho-L-lactate guanylyltransferase, which translates into the protein MIPVKAPGEGKTRLAEVLDGRQRQALVSAMLERVIDAARGCKAVRRVCLVGPSDHGLGITLLDEHGDGLNQVLFSTVRQLSEGIASSWEAEPNRIIIAPADLPRIDANDFDMLAGVPGDAIGIAPDRHGTGTNALSLPSACTDQFTFAYGTASFAAHRAEAERLGYKIEVLLSAGLEKDIDEPADLADATGCMQEA
- a CDS encoding SDR family NAD(P)-dependent oxidoreductase → MDTNDISLTGSAAFVTGGGGGIGRASALCLADMGADVAVVDVIPERCEQMVAEIERRGGKALGLPVNVMEVGPLQDAVKRAADTFGRMDVLVNNAGGVTRRPFLDLQEKNWRRHIDLNLISNLAATQAAVPVMIEGGRGGSVINVSSIEGSRAAPGYAVYAACKAGINNLTRTLALEFAEQGVRVNTIAPDYTRTSGTNGQFTGPIDESQWPPLSDAALDSIRRRIPLGRAGLEEECGKVVVFLASPLASYVTGTIIPVDGGSWASSGWVRNANEDWVLPPEIAR
- a CDS encoding LLM class F420-dependent oxidoreductase; protein product: MTFTLSTTLPFDHIQHPDEFVSMDAVHQCAKAIEQAGFYAGTVTDHPVPSARWLDSGGHYAQDPFVMLSMVGAVTTTLRLQTNILVLPYRNPFITARMVSSLDRFTNGRVILGLGAGYLKAEYKALGVEFDNRNDLMDEYMKAMKLAWTGEDFEFEGTGYKALGNRMLPTPVQTPHPPLLVGGNSKRALRRAVELGDAWHPFFVPKQVTDTARTANLSEDQDILDAIAYMAEHAQKIGRETPPKVIASSTFSLQGNWSAQEAIDHYAHLKSMGVDGSGASIYTDSRTEYCEQALKFGEDVIAKIDF
- a CDS encoding MFS transporter; translated protein: MEEALTARAEWRRSWPTVLAAMIGMSFYSVITYSLGTFIGPLEREFGWSRTALSSGLTIFAGISMLGGPFVGVLLDRVGTRKIAIAGLAICGCIFAAFSTLNGALWQWIALYVSYGLFALLFKSTVWSAGISSVFTHGRSLALAVMLSGAAIGQTFAPIAANALINAFGWRVAYIAIGLGWAGVSLLLVVPLYFDAKARVARTAVPNSPLPDKIILPGLTVREASRDSRVIRIGLAALLSSVVGSGVTVHLVRIVSETGIPMNRAVEIAALAGVAGLVGKLAVGWLLDKVQGSLLPFSGFAIGALGHFLLIGLFGGTTPKIVGVMCVGFASGAGLQISTYLASRYAGMRNFGAIFGTISSAMMAGAAFGPLFAGMIHDATGSYDMLESIAAPVMLLAAFMFVGLGSYPVFRNPEDEFA